GGACAAGCGGTCGTCGCGAAAGAAACACGCGATTTCGCCATCGTCGATGTGGTGTGGCTGGAACAGGTAGTGGCGCTCGGTTTCCGCCAGATCCTTTCCCAGGGCCGATACACTGTTATGCAGCACGCTCTCGCCGGTCGCGATCCACGAAAAGCCAAATTCCTCCATGAGACGAGCGGTGGCATCACTGACGCTGCCTTCCGACGGCCAGCAGCCGCGGGGCTGGAATCCAAAATGTTTCTTGAAACAGTTGATCCCCCGCTCCATGTGCCAGCGTGCACGCGCCTCCCCGTTCGGATAGTCCTGCAAGGCGGGCAGTGGTGCTTCGGGCATGGCCTCCTGGGCACAGCCAATCTCAAGCATCAGCGGCACGATGGGGTGGGCATAGGGACTCATGGCCAGTTCGATCTGCCCACGTTCGGCCAGGGCCCGATAGCGCGGGACGATGGATGTGAGTATCTCGCCGATGATCTCGAGCAAGCCCAGCCGCTCGTGAATGGTATAACGGCTACCCTTGTCCATCAGTTCCCGCACCCGGGGATCATTGCGCCGCACGGTTTCTCCCAGCCAGGCAAGGTGATACCAGACCAGCAGATCGGCGATGAATTGATCGTCCACATAGTCCAGGCCATGCGGCATCTGGCAAAAATGTTGCGCCAGTTCGTGCAGACGCTGGTAGGCCGGAAAGCGCTGAATCATGCGATGCTCGTTGGCCCGCCCGCAGGCTGCGATGAGGGACTCCCGCTCGCCACGCTCGCCCGGTAACACGGGATCTGCCAGGGCGGCCAACAGAGGATCGCGGATGGCCGTCCCTTCCTCCCGCGCGGACTCCACCATGCGTGCATAGTCATCGATCTGGTCCAGCAGGACCGGCGCGAAATTCACCACCGCCTTCATGTCCGGCTGGTTCTCCAGATGCACGGCCATGTCGACGTAGTCCTTGATCGCGTGGAGATAGGTCCAGGGAAGGCGATAGGTATCGCGCACCAGATCCCGGTACTGGGGCTGGTGCATGTGCCAGCACAGCACCACCCGCAAGACGTTGTTAACCGACATAGTGTTCTTCCATATCCAGCATGGCCGGTGTCACCAGCACGACGCCATGGGGGGTTACATAGAAACGCTTGGCGTCCTTCTCGGGATTTTCCCCGATCACCGTTCCTTGCGGCAGGATACAGCCCGAGTCGATCACGGCGCGCTGGATCCGGCAGTCCTTCCCGATCTGGACGCCCGGCAGGATTACGGACTCCGTAACGCTGGAATTGGAGTCGACCCGGACACTGGAAAACAGGACCGAGTGACGCACGACCGAGCCACACACAATACAACCGCCGGACACCATGGAGTTGACTGCCAGACCCAGACGATCCGCGTCATCATAGATGAACTTCGCCGGGGGCAATTGCTCCTGATAGGTCCAGATGGGCCAGTCGGTATCGTAGATGTTCAGTTGCGGAACTGCGTCGGCCAGCTCCAGATTGGCCTGCCAAAAGGCGTCGACAGTCCCGACATCGCGCCAGTAGGCATGACGTCCGCTTTGTACGTCCCGGAATGGATACGCGAACACCCGATAGTTGTTGATGACGGCCGGAATAATGTTGTGACCGAAATCATGGGCCGACATGGAATCTGTATGGTCTTTCTGCAACTGCTCGAACAGAAAAGCGGTATTGAATACGTAGATCCCCATGGAGGCGAGTGACATCTCATCATTACCGGGAATCGACTCGGGTTCCTCCGGCTTCTCGTCGAAGCGCACGATACGTCCACCCTCCACCACTTTCATGATGCCGAAGGACTTGGCATTGCCGATAGGCACCTCGATGCAGCCGACCGTCATGTCCGCCTGCTGGTCCACATGGAACGCGATCATGGGGCCATAGTCCATCTTGTATATGTGGTCGCCGGCCAGCACCAGAACGAACTCCGGCTCGTGCGCGCGGATGATATCGATGTTCTGATAGATCGCGTCCGCGGTACCGGCGTACCAGGACGACTCCACCCGCTGTTGCGCGGGCAACAGTTCCACGAATTCGTCCACCTCGGCGCGCAGGAAACTCCAGCCCTGCTGGATGTGCTTGATCAGGGAGTGTGCCTTGTACTGGGTAAGTACACCGATCCGCCGAATACCGGAATTGATGCAGTTGGACAGGGGAAAATCGATGATGCGAAATTTGCCGCCAAAGGGTACCGCCGGTTTGGCGCGCCAATCGGTCAACGCCCTCAGCCTTGATCCCCGGCCACCGGCGAGAATCAGTGCAAGGGTATCGCGGGTCAGTCGGCTTACGTAACGTTGACGGCGCACACACATGGGTACTCTCTGGGGACCAAGCAATTCTAGGAATTCGGGTTGACTTTATTATTGCGCAAGATCAAGTTTAGGGCTCGAAAAAAATTCAATTCGGTATCTTTGCCGGAAGTCGATCCGGATCCGTCCCTATCATGACCCGCATTTTATTTCCCGTCAGCGAGGCCTACCCGCTCATGAAGACTGGCGGCCTGGGAGACGTCGCGGGGGCGCTGCCGCCGGCGCTGAAGGCCCTGGGCGCGGACGTGCGCATACTCATGCCCGCCTATCGGGACAGTCTGAAAAGGGCAGGCAAGACCCGCAAACGCATCAGTTTCCACGTCCCGGAGCACGATGCCACCGTGACCTTGCGGGAAACGAAGCTGCCGGGGACCGAGGTCAGGGTGTGGCTGTTGGACTTCCCACCGGCCTTCGACCGCAGCGGAAATCCTTACCACGACGAGCACGGCCGACCGTGGCGCGACAACGCCTACCGTTTCGCCCTGTTGTCGCGCGTGGCAGCGACCGTGGCCCTCGGTGGTGCGGGAATGAAGTGGCGCGCCGACTTGGTGCATTGCCATGACTGGCAGACGGCGCTCGTCCCGGCCCTGCTCGCGCAGGAACCGGCCCGACCCGCGACCGTATTCACTATTCACAATCTTGCCTACCAGGGAGTGTTTCCCCGCTTTACCTTTGATTCCCTGCGACTGCCGGAATCGCTCTGGAGTCCGGAGGCACTCGAGTACCACGGGGACATGTCGTTCATCAAGGGCGGAATCGCGTTCGCCGACCTGGTCACCACGGTCAGTCCCCGGTACGCGACCGAAATCCAGACGCCCGCCTTTGGTCATGGGCTGGACGGCTTGCTGCGACACCGTGCCGACCGGCTGATTGGCATTCTCAATGGAATCGACGAAACCAGTTGGGACCCGAAGACCGATCCGCTCATCCGGCACCACTACGACAGCCACTCCTTCGCTCGCAAAAAGGGGAACAAGGCATCACTGCAAAAGGAAATGGGGCTGCCCCAGGAGCCCGAGATCCCGCTCATCGGGATGATCTCCCGGCTCGCCGAACAAAAAGGAATCGATCTGGTACTGGACGCACTGCCACAGCTTCGCGACCAGTCCTGGCAATTGGTCATCCTGGGCAGCGGGGAGCCGGACTACGAAGCCAGCCTGCGTCGCCTGGCCAGGACCAGCGGCGATCGGGTTGCGGTGCGAATCGGCTATGACGAAAGCCTGGCCCATCAAATCGAGGCCGGAGCCGACCTGTTTCTGATGCCCTCACGCTTCGAGCCCTGCGGACTGAACCAGATGTACAGCCTGCGATTTGGCACCGTCCCCGTCGTCCATCGGGTGGGCGGTCTTGCCGATACCGTGGTCGATACCGAAGACGCCACCATCACCGCGGGGACGGCCACGGGGTTTGTATTTGACGGCGCGACGCCGACTGCCCTGGTTTCGGCGGTTTCCCGTGCGATCTTGTACTACGAGCAAAAGAAGGTCTGGCGAAAAATCGCCTTAACGGGAATGAAACAGTCCTTTTCCTGGCGCACCAGCGCGGAACAATATATGCACCATTATCGCACCCTGTCGAAGGGACAGCGGTAACACCAAGGGCGTATAATGATTTTGGTGGCGGAAAAACGGCTATCAGGTCCCGGGTACGGGAATTGCTAGCGATGCAGGTAATGGAGGTCCAAATGAAAGAGATGACCGTGAAAGAGTTGCGCGAACGGGCGCGAGAGTTGGGCATCGTCGGCTTTAGCAAGCTGCGCAAGGAGGAATTGCTGGCTGCCATCACCGAGATCGAATCGGAATCGACGACAGCGGCGCCGGAAACGGAAGCGCCTGTTGCCACGGAGGCGAGCGCCATTGCCGACGTGGAACAGCATATCGAGGAAACCAAGTACCATACCGGCGCCCCGGCGACCAGCTATGCGCCGGATCTGGGCGAGGACATCGACTCGCTACCCCCTCTCCGGGGAGAGCCGCGGATCGTGTTACTCGCGCAGAAACCGGGCGTGCTACACGCCTACTGGTATGTCAGCCCGGGGCATCGCGCGAACCAGCCTGACCTGCGGCTGCGACTTGGCCTCATGTACGACCGTGATTTCCACGTGAAAGAAGAAATCGCCATTCCCTCCGATCAGGGTACCTGGTATTTCCATGTGGACCAGAGCTGGCACCCGGCAACCATCTATGTCCAGCTGGGTCACTACGATGAACAGGGCAAGTTCATCATCGCAATTCGGCGCGGGATTGTCCGCCTGCCGCGTGTACTGGACTATACCGGTCTGGGCGTGAACTGGGCGCTGAATCCGGAAGAGTTTGAACGGGCACGTTCCACCAGCGGGATGCTTGGCTCCCACGCACCGGGCCGTTGGCCCCAGGGCCCATCCAGCTATGAACTCGTCAGCAGCCATATCGTGTCGAGCGAGAGCTCGATGCGCCGGGGCTAGGGACCCGGCTTGAATCCCAAGGGATATCTTTCGCTCGTTCTGCACGCGCACCTGCCCTTCGTCCATCACCCGGAATACGAGCACTTCCTGGAAGAAGACTGGCTGTTCGAGGCGCTGACCGAGACCTACCTTCCTTTGCTGGAAGTGTTCGAAGGCATGCAGTACGACGGCGTGTACTTCCGCATCACCATGTCCCTGACGCCGCCGCTGCTGTCCATGATGACGGATCCTTTGCTGCAGCAACGCTATGTCCGTTATCTGGACGAGCGGATCAAGGCATTGGAAGGCGAACGCAAGCGGACGAACGGAGACCCCTACTTTCAACCCGTAGTCGAGTACTACCAGAACCGTTTTCACGAACTGCGCGACCGCTACGTGAATCGCTATCAATGCGACGTTGCCGGCGCGTTCCGGCGCGTCATGGAGAGCGGCTCCCTGGAGATCATCACCTGCGGCGCGACCCATGGATATTTCCCGCTCCTGGCCCCGGAAGAAGAAAGTCTTTATGCGCAAATCTCCATGGCCGTGCGCACCCACGAGCGGATTCTGGGTCGCCGCCCGACGGGCATCTGGTTGCCGGAATGCGGCTATACCCCGGGTGTGGACCGCATCCTGAACGAGTTCGGGATCGACTTCTTTTTCCTGGACTCCCACGGTGTGCTCGACGCCGAGCCGCAGCCACGCTACGGCGTGCACCGACCTATACGTACCCCCGGTGGCCCGGCGGCCTTCGGCCGCGACTACGAGTCCTCGAAACAGGTCTGGTCGGCGGAGGAAGGCTACCCCGGAGACCCGGTCTACCGCGAGTTCTACCGCGACGCCGGATTCGACGTCGACGCCCCCCACATGGAGCCCTTGCGCCACGCGGGCATCAAGACCTTCACCGGGCTCAAGTACTTCCGCATCACCGGCAAGGGCGACTACAAGGAGCCCTATCACCCGGGATGGGCGCGAGATCGGGCAGCGGAACATGCCGGCCACTTCCTGTTCAACCGCCAGCAACAGGTGAAATGGCTCGCCTCCCAGTTCGATCGCCCGCCCATCGTGGTCGCCCCGTACGACGCCGAGTTGTTCGGTCACTGGTGGTACGAAGGCCCCCAATGGATCGACTTTCTGTTCCGCAAGATGGCCTTCGATCAGGACGACATCCGCCCAATCACGCCGCGCGAGTACCTGGACTCGTTCGGCGACCTGGATACGGCGCAACCACCGGAATGCAGCTGGGGCGCGGGTGGATACAACGAGGTCTGGCTGAACGGCAGCAACGACTGGATCTATCCCTACCTGCACGAGGATGCCGAACGCATGAGTACGCTGGTGCACCGCTTTCCGGATGCCGACGGGGATCGTCGCTGGGCCCTGGACCAGGCCGCCCGGGAACTGCTGCTGGCACAATCCAGCGACTGGGCCTTCATCATGAAGACGGCCACCAGCGTGGAGTATGCCGTGCGCCGAACCAAGACCCATCTCCACCGATTCCAGCGCTGCGCCGACATGGCGGAGTCCGGCCACTACGACCACGACTATCTGCGCGCCATTGGTGAGCGGGACTCCCTGTTTCCGGATATGGACTACCGGATCTTCCGCCGCGGTCCCTGGATCTAGTGCGGGCTTCGCGCGTGTAGTCTACTCCGCGGGGACGAGCGCCCG
This sequence is a window from Acidiferrobacteraceae bacterium. Protein-coding genes within it:
- a CDS encoding glycoside hydrolase family 57 protein, with the translated sequence MSVNNVLRVVLCWHMHQPQYRDLVRDTYRLPWTYLHAIKDYVDMAVHLENQPDMKAVVNFAPVLLDQIDDYARMVESAREEGTAIRDPLLAALADPVLPGERGERESLIAACGRANEHRMIQRFPAYQRLHELAQHFCQMPHGLDYVDDQFIADLLVWYHLAWLGETVRRNDPRVRELMDKGSRYTIHERLGLLEIIGEILTSIVPRYRALAERGQIELAMSPYAHPIVPLMLEIGCAQEAMPEAPLPALQDYPNGEARARWHMERGINCFKKHFGFQPRGCWPSEGSVSDATARLMEEFGFSWIATGESVLHNSVSALGKDLAETERHYLFQPHHIDDGEIACFFRDDRLSDQIGFVFSDWAANDAVANLVHHLENIADSFSSRSPGVVSIILDGENAWEHYPENGFHFLSELYQALATNPKLRPTTFAECLDEKLETNRLPHLVPGSWVYGTFSTWIGEHDKNRGWDMLGDAKHAFDEAVASGLEGDHLETADQQLAVCEGSDWFWWFGGENPAETVSDFDRLYRAHLTHLYQILHREPPEYLSHPFTTGGGTPLHGGTMKPGQAKS
- the glgC gene encoding glucose-1-phosphate adenylyltransferase, coding for MCVRRQRYVSRLTRDTLALILAGGRGSRLRALTDWRAKPAVPFGGKFRIIDFPLSNCINSGIRRIGVLTQYKAHSLIKHIQQGWSFLRAEVDEFVELLPAQQRVESSWYAGTADAIYQNIDIIRAHEPEFVLVLAGDHIYKMDYGPMIAFHVDQQADMTVGCIEVPIGNAKSFGIMKVVEGGRIVRFDEKPEEPESIPGNDEMSLASMGIYVFNTAFLFEQLQKDHTDSMSAHDFGHNIIPAVINNYRVFAYPFRDVQSGRHAYWRDVGTVDAFWQANLELADAVPQLNIYDTDWPIWTYQEQLPPAKFIYDDADRLGLAVNSMVSGGCIVCGSVVRHSVLFSSVRVDSNSSVTESVILPGVQIGKDCRIQRAVIDSGCILPQGTVIGENPEKDAKRFYVTPHGVVLVTPAMLDMEEHYVG
- the glgA gene encoding glycogen synthase GlgA codes for the protein MTRILFPVSEAYPLMKTGGLGDVAGALPPALKALGADVRILMPAYRDSLKRAGKTRKRISFHVPEHDATVTLRETKLPGTEVRVWLLDFPPAFDRSGNPYHDEHGRPWRDNAYRFALLSRVAATVALGGAGMKWRADLVHCHDWQTALVPALLAQEPARPATVFTIHNLAYQGVFPRFTFDSLRLPESLWSPEALEYHGDMSFIKGGIAFADLVTTVSPRYATEIQTPAFGHGLDGLLRHRADRLIGILNGIDETSWDPKTDPLIRHHYDSHSFARKKGNKASLQKEMGLPQEPEIPLIGMISRLAEQKGIDLVLDALPQLRDQSWQLVILGSGEPDYEASLRRLARTSGDRVAVRIGYDESLAHQIEAGADLFLMPSRFEPCGLNQMYSLRFGTVPVVHRVGGLADTVVDTEDATITAGTATGFVFDGATPTALVSAVSRAILYYEQKKVWRKIALTGMKQSFSWRTSAEQYMHHYRTLSKGQR
- a CDS encoding DUF4912 domain-containing protein, which gives rise to MKEMTVKELRERARELGIVGFSKLRKEELLAAITEIESESTTAAPETEAPVATEASAIADVEQHIEETKYHTGAPATSYAPDLGEDIDSLPPLRGEPRIVLLAQKPGVLHAYWYVSPGHRANQPDLRLRLGLMYDRDFHVKEEIAIPSDQGTWYFHVDQSWHPATIYVQLGHYDEQGKFIIAIRRGIVRLPRVLDYTGLGVNWALNPEEFERARSTSGMLGSHAPGRWPQGPSSYELVSSHIVSSESSMRRG
- a CDS encoding DUF1957 domain-containing protein — encoded protein: MNPKGYLSLVLHAHLPFVHHPEYEHFLEEDWLFEALTETYLPLLEVFEGMQYDGVYFRITMSLTPPLLSMMTDPLLQQRYVRYLDERIKALEGERKRTNGDPYFQPVVEYYQNRFHELRDRYVNRYQCDVAGAFRRVMESGSLEIITCGATHGYFPLLAPEEESLYAQISMAVRTHERILGRRPTGIWLPECGYTPGVDRILNEFGIDFFFLDSHGVLDAEPQPRYGVHRPIRTPGGPAAFGRDYESSKQVWSAEEGYPGDPVYREFYRDAGFDVDAPHMEPLRHAGIKTFTGLKYFRITGKGDYKEPYHPGWARDRAAEHAGHFLFNRQQQVKWLASQFDRPPIVVAPYDAELFGHWWYEGPQWIDFLFRKMAFDQDDIRPITPREYLDSFGDLDTAQPPECSWGAGGYNEVWLNGSNDWIYPYLHEDAERMSTLVHRFPDADGDRRWALDQAARELLLAQSSDWAFIMKTATSVEYAVRRTKTHLHRFQRCADMAESGHYDHDYLRAIGERDSLFPDMDYRIFRRGPWI